A section of the Lepus europaeus isolate LE1 chromosome 10, mLepTim1.pri, whole genome shotgun sequence genome encodes:
- the RBPJL gene encoding recombining binding protein suppressor of hairless-like protein, giving the protein MDPVGTTACQPLTPGGLPGWILLPPRFQGLVAEQKIPLAGSSWEGDQASRASGWQPGRHGGPGGPQNPGSSSETPSAQGEQGREAGEQDLKDQLRTEHLGALQGPGHQRRGFLARAPPGSDSRGRGPAAVTVGRRYSHPHPRDKHLRLGWPDACSPAHPAATPGPLTHLSLRDSSEARLQRGADGQGLAGSWSRSPPEQATMLQEGVRRCLQRQCEQTVRILHAKVAQKSYGNEKRFFCPPPCVYLAGPGWRVKPGPGQAHQATEPGTTVCGYMGLDGAAETQRMSFEEQPDSREFGCAKTLYISDADKRKHFRLVLRLVLPGGRELGTFHSRLIKVISKPSQKKQSLKNTDLCISSGSRVSLFNRLRSQTVSTRYLSVENGAFVASARQWAAFTLHLADEHCSQGDFPPREGYVRYGSLVQLVCTFTGITLPPMIIRKVAKQCALLDVDEPISQLHKCAFQFPGGPPGGGGTYLCLATEKVVQFQASACPKEANKTLLNDSSCWTIIGTESVQFSFNSSLACTREPVTPVPLVSTLELSGGGDVATLELHGENFHAGLKVWFGDVEAETMYRSPRSLVCVVPDVAAFGSDWRWLRTPITVPVSLVRTDGLFYPSAFSFTYTPEYSGRPDSPRAPEPAADADALLESIHHEFTRTNFHLFIQT; this is encoded by the exons ATGGACCCCGTGGGGACAACAG CCTGCCAGCCGCTCACTCCAGGCGGCCTTCCTGGCTGGATTCTTCTCCCCCCTCGCTTTCAAGGCCTGGTGGCGGAACAGAAAATCCCTCTGGCAGGCTCTTCGTGGGAGGGTGACCAAGCCAGCCGGGCCAGCGGCTggcagcccggg CGACATGGTGGCCCCGGCGGCCCCCAGAACCCCGGCTCCTCCTCGGAGACCCCCTCAGCGCAgggggagcaagggagggaggctggTGAGCAAGACCTCAAGGACCAGCTGAGGACTGAACACCTGGGGGCCCTGCAGGGGCCAGGTCACCAAAGGAGGGGCTTCCTGGCCCGGGCTCCACCTGGAAGTGACTCGAGGGGACGAGGGCCAGCTGCGGTCACCGTGGGCAGGCGgtactcccacccccacccccgcgatAAACACTTGCGCCTGGGTTGGCCTGACGCCTGCTCCCCTGCGCATCCTGCAGCGACCCCGGGCCCTTTGACTCACCTGAGCCTGCGAGACAGCTCGGAGGCGCGGCTGCAGAGAGGGGCAGACGGGCAGGGCCTGGCGGGCAGCTGGAGCAG gtcaccccCCGAGCAGGCCACCATGCTGCAGGAAGGCGTGCGCAGGTGCCTACAGCGTCAGTGCGAGCAGACGGTGCGGATCCTGCACGCCAAGGTGGCGCAGAAGTCCTACGGAAATGAGAAGCG GTTCTTCTGCCCCCCGCCCTGCGTCTACCTCGCCGGCCCCGGCTGGAGGGTGAAGCCCGGCCCTGGCCAAG CCCACCAGGCCACGGAGCCCGGGACCACGGTCTGCGGCTACATGGGGCTGGACGGCGCGGCCGAGACGCAGAGGATGAGCTtcgaggagcagccggactccagG GAGTTCGGCTGCGCCAAGACCCTGTACATCTCGGACGCGGACAAGAGGAAGCACTtccggctggtgctgcggctggtgctgcCAGGGGGCCGGGAGCTGGGCACCTTCCACAGCCGCCTCATCAAGGTCATCTCCAAGCCCTCGCAGAAGAAGCAGTCGCTGAAAAATACGGACC tgTGCATCTCCTCGGGCTCCAGGGTCTCCCTCTTCAACCGCCTGCGCTCCCAGACGGTGTCCACGCGCTACCTCTCCGTGGAGAACGGGGCCTTTGTGGCCAGTGCGAGACAGTGGGCTGCCTTCACGCTGCACCTGG CTGATGAGCACTGCTCCCAAGGAGACTTCCCTCCCCGAGAGGGCTACGTGCGCTACGGCTCCCTGGTGCAGCTCGTCTGCACGTTCACGGGCATCACGCTGCCGCCCATG ATCATTCGCAAAGTAGCCAAGCAGTGTGCACTCCTGGACGTGGATGAGCCCATCTCGCAGCTGCACAAGTGTGCCTTCCAGTTTCCCGGGGGTCCCCCAGGCGGGGGCGGCACCTACCTGTGCCTGGCCACAGAGAAAGTGGTGCAGTTCCAG GCCTCCGCCTGCCCCAAGGAGGCCAACAAGACGCTGCTGAACGACAGCTCGTGCTGGACCATCATCGGCACCGAGTCGGTGCAGTTCTCTTTCAACAGCAGCCTGGCGTGCACGCGGGAGCCCGTCACCCCCGTGCCCCTCGTCAGCACCCTGGAG ctcagcgGCGGGGGCGACGTGGCCACGCTGGAGCTCCACGGAGAGAACTTCCACGCGGGGCTCAAGGTGTGGTTCGGGGACGTGGAGGCGGAGACCATGTACAG GAGCCCGCGGTCCCTGGTGTGCGTAGTGCCGGACGTGGCGGCCTTCGGCAGCGACTGGCGCTGGCTGCGCACGCCCATCACGGTGCCCGTGAGCCTGGTGCGCACCGACGGGCTCTTCTACCCCAGCGCCTTCTCCTTCACCTACACCCCGGAATACAGCGGGAGGCCCGATTCGCCCCGCGCCCCCGAGCCCGCCGCCGACGCCGACGCGCTGCTGGAGAGCATCCACCACGAGTTCACGCGCACCAACTTCCACCTCTTCATCCAGACCTAG